Proteins encoded in a region of the Balaenoptera ricei isolate mBalRic1 chromosome 19, mBalRic1.hap2, whole genome shotgun sequence genome:
- the LRFN3 gene encoding leucine-rich repeat and fibronectin type-III domain-containing protein 3, translating to MAVLPLLLCLLPLAPASSPPQPATPNPCPRRCRCQTQSLPLSVLCPGAGLLFVPPSLDRRAAELRLADNFIATVRRRDLANMTGLLHLSLSRNTIRHVAAGAFADLRALRALHLDGNRLTSLGEGQLRGLVNLRHLILSNNQLAALAAGALDDCAETLEDLDLSYNNLEQLPWEALGRLGNVNTLGLDHNLLASVPAGAFSRLHKLARLDMTSNRLTTIPPDPLFSRLPLLARPRGSPASALVLAFGGNPLHCNCELVWLRRLAREDDLEACASPPALGGRYFWAVGEEEFVCEPPVVTHRSPPLAVPAGLPAALRCRAVGDPEPRVRWVSPQGRLLGNSSRARAFPNGTLELLITEPGDGGIFTCIAANAAGEATAAVELTVGPPPPPQLANSTSCDPPRDGDPDALTPPSAASVSASAKAADAGPPTDRGVQVTEHGATAALVQWPDQRPIPGIRMYQIQYNSSADDILVYRMIPADSSSFLLTDLASGRTYDLCVLAVYEDGATGLTATRPVGCHRFSTEPALRPCGAPHAPFLGGTMIIALGGVIVASVLVFIFVLLMRYKVHGGQPPGKAKAPAPVSSVCSQTNGALGPTLAPPAPEPAAPRAHTVVQLDCEPWGPSHEPTGP from the exons ATGGCCGTCCTCCCTCTGCTCCTCTGCCTGCTGCCGCTGGCCCCCGCCTCGTCTCCACCCCAGCCAGCCACACCCAACCCGTGTCCCCGCCGCTGCCGCTgccagacacagtccctgcccctaAGCGTGCTGTGCCCGGGGGCAGGCCTTCTGTTCGTTCCGCCCTCGCTGGACCGCCGGGCGGCCGAGCTGCGCCTGGCGGACAACTTCATCGCGACCGTGCGGCGCCGTGACCTGGCCAACATGACGGGCCTACTGCACCTGAGCTTGTCACGCAACACCATCCGCCACGTGGCCGCCGGCGCCTTCGCTGACCTTCGCGCCCTGCGCGCTCTGCACCTGGACGGCAACCGGCTGACCTCGCTGGGTGAGGGGCAGCTGCGCGGCCTGGTCAACTTACGCCACCTCATCCTGAGCAACAACCAGCTGGCAGCCCTGGCGGCTGGGGCCCTGGACGACTGCGCTGAGACACTCGAGGACCTCGACCTCTCCTACAACAACCTCGAACAGCTGCCCTGGGAGGCGCTGGGCCGCCTGGGCAACGTCAACACGCTGGGCCTTGACCACAACCTACTGGCTTCCGTGCCCGCCGGCGCCTTTTCCCGCCTGCACAAGCTGGCGCGGCTGGACATGACCTCCAACCGCCTAACCACCATCCCACCCGACCCGCTCTTCTCCCGCCTGCCGCTGCTGGCCAGGCCCCGCGGCTCCCCCGCGTCCGCCCTGGTGCTGGCCTTCGGCGGGAACCCCCTGCACTGCAACTGCGAGCTGGTGTGGCTCCGGCGGCTGGCGCGGGAGGACGACCTCGAGGCCTGCGCCTCCCCGCCGGCCCTGGGCGGCCGCTACTTCTGGGCTGTGGGTGAGGAGGAGTTTGTGTGCGAGCCCCCCGTGGTGACACACCGTTCGCCGCCCCTGGCCGTGCCTGCCGGTCTGCCAGCCGCCCTGCGCTGCCGGGCAGTGGGCGACCCCGAGCCCCGCGTGCGCTGGGTGTCACCCCAGGGCCGGCTGCTGGGCAACTCGAGCCGAGCTCGCGCCTTCCCTAACGGGACGCTGGAGCTGCTCATCACCGAGCCGGGCGATGGCGGCATCTTTACCTGCATCGCGGCCAATGCAGCTGGCGAGGCCACGGCTGCTGTGGAGCTGACCGTgggccccccgccgcccccccagCTAGCCAACAGCACAAGCTGTGACCCCCCGCGGGACGGGGATCCTGATGCCCTCACCCCGCCCTCTGCCGCCTCGGTCTCTGCCTCCGCCAAGGCGGCTGACGCTGGGCCCCCTACCGACCGTGGCGTCCAGGTGACTGAGCATGGGGCCACAGCTGCTCTAGTCCAGTGGCCAGATCAGCGGCCCATCCCAGGCATCCGCATGTACCAAATCCAGTACAACAGCTCAGCCGACGACATCCTCGTCTACAG GATGATCCCAGCCGACAGCAGCTCCTTCCTGTTGACGGACCTGGCATCAGGCCGCACCTACGATCTGTGTGTGCTAGCCGTGTACGAGGACGGCGCCACGGGGCTGACAGCCACACGGCCCGTGGGCTGCCACCGCTTCTCCACTGAGCCAGCGCTGCGGCCCTGCGGGGCCCCACACGCACCCTTCCTGGGCGGCACTATGATCATCGCACTGGGTGGTGTTATCGTGGCCTCGGTACTGGTCTTCATCTTCGTGCTGCTCATGCGCTACAAGGTGCACGGTGGCCAACCCCCGGGCAAGGCCAAGGCACCTGCGCCTGTCAGCAGCGTTTGCTCCCAGACCAATGGCGCCCTGGGCCCCACGCTGGCCCCGCCGGCTCCTGAGCCGGCCGCACCCAGGGCCCACACCGTGGTCCAGCTGGACTGTGAGCCCTGGGGGCCCAGCCACGAACCCACGGGACCCTAG